The segment CACTTTGATGGAATCGACATCCTCCCCATCTTTGCGCAAACTTGTGATTAGTCCTCGTAGGGCTTCAGAGGCCACAGAAGCAGGATAATCTTTTGCGAAACTGCGAAGGCCTAAACATGCTGCTCGTCGATCTTCTAGGAGGGTAGAAGAAGTAAGTCGAGAAGCGTAGACCTTGCCAATTTTGTGTTAGTTCCGGTAGTGTAATATGAGAGCAAAAAAACCAAGGGGCTCTGGAGCAGATAGCGGTAATGTAATTGTACATGTGAATATACTTACGGAAATGGTCTCCCCAACTTTCGACATTTCCTAAAATAGGATATGAAAGGTGTTCTTGGTTGTACCCAAGTTCCCCCCCTTCTTCGTTATGATTTTCTGACTTCTATTTGTACATTGAATATGGATGAATAGATTGCAAGTTTGAAACACAGTGGCATAATGTCACCTTCTTTGCATATCGAATTCACCACAAGGAATATATGTGTTCGAAGTTTGGAGTTTGCTGGATTAACTCTTATTTTGGAGCTTCTCCAGACATGCATGCAAATGGGGACTAGCGCATTTTAGCCTTAGTGTCGGTGAATCGAAAAACATTCCGTCCTTAGTTTGCGTATCCGAAGCTAACATACAATGAATTGCAGCTGCAGCATCTTTTCAATGTTCTGTTGCTATTTCTTTCAACTTTACATATACAATTGTTCCAAGGTTCTCTGAAAACATTATTTTGCACATCGCCGCGacatttcaaatttccatcCTTTGAAAGGCGCATACGCCTAAGAGAAGTCTCGCGATTTATTCTTTGCGACATTTCGATAACCCGATAAGTAGATTGGACTACTAGTGCAAAGCAGTCTCGAACTCATACCAGCTCTGTACTTGTTTTGAAGACTTTTCTCTTACTTTGTCACCTATCACCTTGAGATAAATCGTAGTCACCCCTTCGCAATGGGTGTTCCAGCACTCTTTAGATGGCTGGTAAGTTTGATTCTCAAGCTTCATGGTTTCTTGATTTGCTAATAATGTTGTTTGATTTATAGACCAAGCAATATCCCAAGATTGTATCGCCTGTCATTGAAGAGCAGCCACGCGAAATAGATGGGCAAATTATTCCTATTGATATCAGGGGACCCAATCCTAATGGAGAGGAATGCGACAACCTTTATTTGGACATGAACGGAATTGTTCACCCTTGTAGTATGTTCATTTCAATACCTCAGATTGTCGAGAAGACCAGTTTGCCGTTCTTGAATTATGCTAATACGTAACCTTCAGGTCATCCGGAAGATCGCCCTCCACCcaaagatgaggaggaaatgATGTTGGAAATCTTCAAGTACACGGATCGAGTAGTTAACATGGTGCGACCCAGGAAACTCTTGATGATTGCTATTGACGGAGTAGCGCCCCGTGCCAAGATGAATCAACAACGCTCTCGTCGATTTCGTTCTGCGCAAGAGGCAAAAGAGAAGGCAGAGGATAAGGCAGAGTTGCTCAAGATGTTGAAATCCCAAGGTAGCCATATCGAAGAGACGGAAGTCAAGAAGGCTTGGGATTCCAACGAAATCACACCGGGAACTCCGTTCATGGATATTTTGGCCCTTAGTCTCAGATATTGGATTGCGTACAAACTCAACACTGACCCCGCTTGGGCAAAGATGAAAGTCATCATCTCAGATTCTACCGTCCCAGGAGAGGGTGAACACAAAATCATGGAATTTGTTCGATCCCAAAGATCTTCTCCTGATCACAATCCCAATACCCGTCATGTCATGTATGGATTAGATGCCGACTTGATCATGTTGGGTCTTGCAACGCATGAACCTCATTTTCGTATATTGAGAGAAGATGTTTTCTTCAATGATGGAAAGCCAAGGACCTGTAAATTATGCGGCCAACACGGGCATGAAGCTCGAGAATGCAAAGGCATGTACAAGATAAAGGATGGTGAGTTTGATGAAAAGGCTAGCGCCCCTACTCTCAAACCATTTATTTGGCTCCACGTCTCAGTTCTTCGAGAATATCTAGCTGCAGAGATGTATGTTCCTAGCCAACCCTTCAGATTCGATCTTGAAAGAGCTCTAGACGACTGGGTTTTTATGTGTTTCTTTGTCGGAAATGATTTCTTACCTCATCTTCCTAGTCTCGAAATTCGAGAGGATGGTATTAATACTTTGATTGCCATCTGGCGTGATAATATTCCATACATGGGTGGTTATCTGACTAAAGACGGTCATGTAGACCTCGAAAGGGCCCAATTCATCCTCGATGGATTGGCCAAGCAAGAGGATGCCATCttcagaaaaagaagaaagaacgAAGAGAATTTCCAAAAGAAGCGCAAGCTCAACAATGAGCGAAATGCTCGTGGCCGTGGAAATAACGGTGGTCCACAGGATTCGCCATATAACGGTAGACAGCCTCCTGGTGGAGCTGCTCCGACCGGCTTACCACTGTTCACTCCAGGCGTCGCCAACAAGGAAGCCAAGGCCATGACCCATGATATGGTGATGAACCGAGGTGCTGCTTACAAGGCCAGTATCGCTAACAAAAGTGCGGCTGCAGCCCTGAaggaaatgatgaatggCAAGTCAGCTGATGATAACGGTAAGCCTAAAGCCGACGATACGTCGGCGGAATCACCAGCAACCGCACTGGGAAAACGTAAAGCAGAGCTCATTGAGGATGATGACAGTAGCACACCAGGACGCAATACACCCACTTCTGGGACACCAGGAACCCCAACAACACCTGGAGACGACCTTCCCCCTGACACCGTCAGACTATGGGAAGATGGATACGCTGATAGATACTATGAGCAGAAGTTCAACAGAGATCCTAAGGATATCGAGTTTCGTCATGAGGTTGGCAGAGCCTATGTGGAAGGATTGGCATGGGTTTTGCTATACTATTTCCAAGGGTGTCCATCTTGGGATTGGTATTACCCTTACCATTATGCTCCTTTTGCCGCAGATTTTGCCAATCTTAAGGATATGAAAATCGATTTCCAGAAAGGAAGAATTTTCAGACCATTTGAACAACTTATGGGAGTCCTTCCAGCAGCTTCAAGACAAGCTATTCCGGAGCAATTTCATCATCTAATGACCAATGAAGATAGCgagattattgatttctatcCCGAGGATTTTGTAGTTGATTTGAACGGTAAGAAATTCGCTTGGCAAGGCGTTGCTCTATTGCCATTCATTGATTCGGAGCGATTACTCGATGCAATGGCTAAGGTATATCCCACACTACCCGAGGACGTTTCGGCTCGCAATGGCCTTGGAAGAGATGTTCTCCTAGTCTCGGAAGCTCATCATGATCTCTATGATGAGATTACCAGCAAATTCTATTCAAAGAAACAAGATGCACCTCATATGAAACTGAACCCCAAGGTCAGTGAAGGTTTGACAGGACGGATTGAGAAGAACGAGGATTACCTTCCATACAGCTCTTTGGCGTTCCCGTTGGACAGTGATGCCATGCCAAGCCTTGATGAAGATCGATCAATACGGTAATTATATACTTCAACTCTTAATAGTACCTCGCTTACAATTTATCTAGTGTACATTATGAGATGCCCAAGTCTAACCACATTCATAAGTCTATGTTATTAGTAGGAGTCGATTTCGGCAAACCGGCACTCAATCAGAGCGATATCGAAATGACAAAAAGCAGGGCATCTAGATCAGGTCGAAATCATGGTGGAGTGCCGTTACAAGGTGATGGAAGAGGTCGCAACCAATTCAACTATGGTTCTGGCAACAACAATCGCGGCAATGGCAATCGTTACAATGGTCCAGGAACGACAGCACCTAGATATAACAACCAATCTTATGGTTCTCAAAACAATTACAACAACTACAATCAACCGCCGCCTCCACCAGGCTGGCAACCACCTCCGCCCGGAGCTGGAGGGTTTGCTCGTGGACCTCCTCCCCCACCACCAGGTTCATACGGTGCctatccaccaccaccacctccacccgGATATGGAGGTTATAACAATTACAACAATTACGGTGGAAGACGTTAAATTAGGTTACTTCTATAGTTTCTGCTGGTCTACCGTTGAaagatgatatatatttcttcatGTACAATATGATGATACTGATCCAGAGGCCAAACTTGCCACATCGAAACCGAGAGAGCTCAACAGGGAATAGGGAGGTAATTAAGGGGAAATTTAGAGAACTGGAAAAAGCcgagaggagaaaagaatgagacagaaaaagagaaatctATTGATCCAATCCCATACATGTCTAATACAACAGTCTTATATCATGAAAACGGAGCAAAGAATTGGGACGGCAAGACCTTACCTAAAAATATTTGGGCGTTTCTGGGTCTGAATTCAAAAACTCTATCAAAATGTTAATGTCGTACCTTGGAAACATCGAGATTTTATCAGTGAAAACCCAATTGCCGTGACTCTACCATTGTTACCAAATATTGACAATATCGCAATGACTAATGAAATGTACCATGTACCATGTACCATGTATCTAGCTAGATGACCTCGAGATAACGTTATGTGTGCATCAATGAATTCTACAATTGGGACTTTGGCCGTCAGGAGTCCAAAAAACGTACCGAATCAGCCCCAGCAATGGACTTTCATGGACATGAGTGTAGGTGGCTAAAAGTTGATTGTATTTTGACATGTTCCTGAAATTTCAACGTTGTCTCATGTATATGTAACAAACATCATGAAACGAGGGTATGCAAGTCATTTTCTTTAAGGATAAATCGCGGAAGCATGCAACGGTAGCAGTATGGAATAGAGTTCCCGCTCCTGTGTTTTTGGCCTTCCTAGGTAGGCGCACAACTGTATTTTCTCTCTCGGACCGTACAACAACAGCAAAGTCACCAAGCATCAAACCACAACAATGCATTGAATAAACGTGATTGAACCTtcacatacctacctaggtacgcAGACAGTAGGTACACtcacacacgcacacgcacacgcacTCTCTGCGTATTTGTTGCTGAAGCTCAGTTGCCGAGACCAAGGCGGAAAAAAAGTCCCATCCCCCAATAACTTTCTCCACAGCGAACTTGTTTATCCATGACTACACGTGTGTGAGGTGCGAGCCCCAAGGAACCCCCCAAAAACCACAACTAAATAAAGTTCAAGCTACCTCAGGTACACCTAATATTTTCCGAGCCTCTAGATTCTCAAATCCTCACATTCATAAGTGTCATGCCCGTGGTGCTACAATTTAACTGCTGCGAGATTGCGTCCCTTCCTTCGTTCCAGACAAGATAGTAAACAGACCATAAAGCCCACAGCTGCACTGGGCCCCTACGAAGAACGACGAACGCACATGCTTCCAAGCGTATGTCGGACAATCACTGAGTAGTCTGGCTAGTTGCCAACGCCGTCCGCGAAAAGAGTCATGAGTGATAACTCAAGTCTAGTCATTACTTTGGTGGAGAGGCTGATTACAAAAGTATAATCCCAACCCGGAGTCGCATTCCTCTACGTGTCGCAAATCAGCTAACAAATTGCTTGTCTAAATACAGCTCCCACACAAAACTGGCGCCGATGCACACCATCTCAATCGCGATGAGATTGCCCTTTTAAGTCGCACTACCCTCGTCGATATCAGCAAACCATCTATAGCCGTTGTCACCGAAGCTCTTGTGCAACTGCTGGAAGATCTCGCGAGACCCTATAAGACAATATCGGCGCATCCATTGCACGTTTTACACTCCGAATTCTACGTACTAGAGCTGTTGGCGGAGTGCTGCACAACACACTGGGAGAGCATCAATGATTCAGAAAATACCAGCGACCGAGAAAATGCACCCTCTCAAGGCTTCAGATCTAACGATAGCATAAAACCCGAAGGTCGAAGGGCATCCAGAAACAAACTCTTGGCGCGTGATAATCCTCCGGAGGCtttggatgatgatttggCCAAAAGAATAATAGATGTGATAAAGTTGTTCTCAAATCCTATACCGGACGGCTATGTACTTCCGGCATTCAACATTCTAGACGATGTCCTCGGGACTTCTCCTGCTTCTCAATCCCCGGGTTTGGATCCCTTGAACGGTACAAATGGTCAGCAAAATACAACGGAGGCTGCAATATTGATACAGGAACATTCTGAATCCACAGAGGCATGCATAAGGAAAGTGGTGGAGTTTGTCTCCTTTTCGAATTGGCCCCGGACTCTCGAGTATTTGAGGGGTTCTCTCCGTGGTTTGCTTGCGGCCCAATCTTCCAATGGAAACCAAGCACAGAATGGTGCCGTAGTCGACGATGAGGCGCTCGTCACTGTACGCTTAATTCCGTCGTTTTGGGTCGATAGTCGAAAATTGGGGGTTGTCATACAGGAATTGTGTGGCAGCTTCCTGCACCTTCGCAAGGCTTTTCAGACCATTGTGGCAATCGTCGTGCCTCAATTAATCACCCGATGGCTAGAACGAAACCCCGAAGAATTCATCCAACTACACACAATGCACAAAAGGCTAGATGGTGGGGCGGAAACCCTTTTTGATATGACAAACACAATGATTGATGCGGGAAGACGAAAAACATtattatttccatttcaaacGTCTTTGCTATTTCTTCTGCCAGACGTCTTTGAGGTCGCTAGCAATATGAGAGATATTAAAAGTAGCAGTATCTCCAAGAAAGTATCGTTTTTGGAGATGCTGAGGAAGACTTTGAGAAACAGAAATGAAGCAGCTATTTATTGTTTGACCTCTGTTTTGCGAGTCGCAAGACACTTTCCACTCGATAGTGATTCGGCACTTCTGAGCTATGCCTTAGATGTCCAGGAAGAAGTGCGTGAAGCAGTATTCAGGAGATATACCGTGGGCGCGGAAAACACAAGCATAGACTCTGGTTTGATGACCGCAGCGTTTGTCAGTTTGGCGCATCTAAACTTTAGAACTTGCGTTGATAGCCTCGCGCCTTTCTGTCTTGCCCCCAATACTTCTTCAGATTTTAAACTCGCTGTAATAAGAGCATGTACGCATTTCGCCAAGCAGTCTAATGCTAGTGATTATAACCCGTTATTCATTAAACTGTCTGAATTCATTCGCACTTACATGAAGGTATGGatttttcataattttcAGGATGCATTGCTAATTCGCAGTAAGGGGACAACGTTTAGATTCAGAGACTCTTATCCTATCGAACATGTGACCATGAATAGACAAACGAAATTCTCATCATCGGGAGAGTTGGTGTATAGCATGCTAGTATTTCTGGATGTATATCCGATGGCTTTGTTCGTTGGCATGGATCTAGGCTCACGCCATAATGACACCGCTTTCGAGGACGTATATGCTGCTCTTATGGCTTTTTTGACCTCCGAGGATGAGAAAATCAGAATTCTAACCAGTGAAGTTTGTCGATCATCACTGACTGAAGCAACAATGTCTGCATGGCAAAAAAGGGACTACAAATTCACGAATGCCGCTAAGTTCCACTTCTGGGAATCAACGTAAGTTTTGAGCCTTGGTCACCACCCTGGCTACTCAAGCAGCTGACGCGTTTTCATCTAGCTCCATTATACTCAGTTCAATATCAAGCAAAATTATAAACCAGACAGTTGAGGAACACAACGCTCTTAGCTTTGTACATAGCTACTTGCAAGCAAGACTCGATCTCTTGAAAAAGATCAAAGTAAGTAATATTCATACATTTTTCAAATGCATCCCACTCGAACAGTCAGCCCATCGAATGGATGTGCGATCAATCGTGCAGTGACGGAAAATCTTAGAATGCAATTTCTCACGTGTTATAGGACTTAACCGAGTTAGAGGAAGATATTTCAGAGCGATTAGCAGCATACTCTATGATGGAGACAACCTTCTTAGTTACGGCTTGCTCGCCCGACATAGCAATTTGCCAGCTAGTTGCGTCAAGCGTCTGTTTGTTTGCAGAAGAGATCCGCCTCGTTGAATCCGCGCCGAATTTCGCAAAGCATTCCCTAGCAAGCGCGCGTAACATGGAGGTATACCAAGAGCTTGCTTCGAAAGATTTCCGATTTACAGGTATAGTTGCTTTCCAGAAGCGGACGAGGGGTCTTTTACGTCGAATGCAATACCCTACAGCTGGTATCATTAATGCATGGGAGACTATCTTTGATCGGTGGGTTAGATTATCCAAGCAACTTATTGCGCGGCCTGAAATTGTTGATGAAAGGTCTATGGGAGAGTGGCGCAATTGTTCTGGATTTCTGGCCTCTCTTGGTGGAATTTGCGTCGTGGGCCAATCTCTCCTTTCTGCCTCGGATGACCAAGTACTTACCAGTTTGCGATGGATCGATAAGATTCCTGCCGAAAGCTACGACGATGAGACTTTACTTAGTCGATACATGCGACAGAGTGTTCAATTATTGGCTAGCAACAATATCAGGATACGAGAAGGCACCAGAGATGCCCTCTCGAGCGATCTTGCCAAACCATTGCATATGCCTCTATTCGAAGCCCTGCAAACAGAgcttgatattttatttgatagtCCCCGAAGTAACGCGATTCCTGTCGATTCTCGGATCATCTTTGCAGAACAGGCAGCAGCACTACTCAAAAGTATCGTTGAGAAGCTCGGAAGCCCAGCTGAATTAGGTACGGGGATGTCGGTCGATATCGGTGCTTTGGCGCTCAATTTTGCGAAATTCTTGAACAGCTCAGCGGATGGGGCAAGCGCGTTAAGGGTCAAGATTAAGATTTGCCAATTGTGTGAAACTCTAACACAGAAGAAAGAGCTCTTGAATTTGAGACACGATGTGCGTATCCGCAATCAGCTTTTAGAGGTGATTTTTGGATGGATCGCACGCCCAGGGACTCCAAATGCCGATACTGGTGTTCATTTAGTAGGCACGCGTCTGGATGAAATTTTCCGTCTGCAGAAGGACCTTGACCGAGCCTCATTAAAGGCATTAGCAGAATTGACATATCGTCTTCCCCTACAACCGGCGGAGGGCCAGTCTGATGCAGATACAAGTGATTTGAAATCACAGATGTTCCATACATATTTCAATAGGTTCTTATCTCTTCTCAACTACGAAACGGTTGACATAGGTAGGAATGAGGTGCGTCTTACATCAGCTGTGAGCGACGATTCTATGAGCAGCCCGGAGCTTGCAATTTCTGCGCTTTCTAACCTTTTGAGTGCGAATATCGATGTTGGCCTCAAGCATTCCTTAGGTATTGGTTAtcatgaagatattgaagttaGAACAGCCTTCGTCAAAGTTCTTTGTAACATCTTGATACAGGGTACCGAGTTCAATAATTTGTCGAATGCAGCGGTGAATCAAAAGTACGATGAACTGCTTGAGGTTAGTGTCAAGACTCATCTTGTTCAATCAGTTTATTACTAACAAGAGCTGTTAATAGTTACTTATCAATGATATGACTCTTACAATTGCACTTTGCGATGCCTGCCCAAGTACGGAGGTCGACGAAATGACCATCTCACTTCTTAACATTTTTGACTCGCGAGGTATGGGCTTTGCCTTACTTGAGGCTCTCATCGAGCATGAAGTTGAAGAGACCGGCAAGTTCTCCCTTGCATAGGAAATTTCTGGTTACATGCTAATTTCCTTCAGAAAATGAGGCTGAACTCTTAAGAAGAAACTGTGTTGCTACTAAGCTGCTGTCTGTCTATGCCAAATGGAAGGGAGCTGCGTATCTAAAAGCAACACTGCAGAAAGTCTTGGAGCGTCTTGTTCTCACTTCGAAAGACCTGGATCTTGAACTTGATCCTGCTAGAACAACATCCCCCGAAGAGTTACAGAAAAATGCCCTTCAACTTCGTGTAGTGACAAAAGTCTTCATCGATGATATATGCAATTCTGCATCCCGCATTCCAGTGTCTTTTCGAAAGATCTGTAATATTGTAAGCTAATCGAATTCGCTATCGTTGCATTATTGACATTGTTTAGATATCTTCTTGTGTGATGAGAAGGTTTCCCGATGCCAAATTCACCGCTGTTGGTGCTTTTATATTCCTGCGATTCTTCTGTCCAGCGATTGTCGCTCCTGATGCAGAAGGACTTATAGCATCCCCACCGTCGAAAGAAATGCGCCGAGGACTTCTTCTTATTGCCAAAGTAGTTCAAAATTTAGCAAACAACGTTCTTTTTGGGGCAAAAGAGCCGTATATGTACCCTCTAAACGACTTTTTAacacaaaatatatatcgtGTAACGACATTCTTACGGGAGATCTCAGTACGTCCATCTATAACTTTAACaagtagaagaagaaagctaACAACTCAAGGCACCTCCAAATGTTAGAGAAACACTTGCGGAGTCTGAGTCGTTCGATTTCGGCTCCTGCGTTGCTCTACATAGATTTTTGTATGATCACTGGGACCACGTTCGACAAAAACTTGTTCTACGTGAACGGCAACTCTCTCTTAGATCTCCAATTGACGGTACTAAAAGTCATACTCCAGTTTTGGATGCCCTCCGAACACTGATATCTAATCTCGGACCACCGCCAATGGATGTATCTTGGAACAGACCGGCTATTTCACATAATACACCTCCTTCATATTCCCGCTTCCAGCATTTCATGCTTAGAAATGCTGGTCGAAGTTCGGAGGCTGTAGTATCGAATAGAGCCGTATATGATGGAGGCGAAAGCAAGGTAGACAATTGTTATCATGTGGAATGTGCCATGCGCTAACATCAATAGGATGGATTATCGATGATTTGTATCATACTTCGCAACATCGATACAGACGGAACAGACTATGACCTTTTGTTATATGTCTACTTGAAGGTGTGTAAAAGCTCGTAAATACCGAAATGCGTTGTTTGCTAAATATTGTAGATTGCAAGCCGCATGTGGCATAAGCCATTTggtattttgattgatgcgACCTGCTATAACGGTCAAAATGAGCCTGCAGATGCTCTATTTCGAAGACTTGACCTCCTTACACCGACAGAGCTCTCGAAGCAGCTGTCTAGAGTATATGTCTACAACATGAATAGTGCATTCAGGTGAGTAGTGAATAGGACTTGAGAGAAGTAGTACTAACAAAAGCGTAGGAAATGTTTCCGGCGCATTCTTCGGCTATCTGCAAAGAGTGAGAATAGCGCCTTTCATCCAAAAAACGTTGACTACCACTTAATTGGTAGTCTTCAAGACTTACAATCTCACTTCCATCTTACGCAGCTCCACTTGCCAAAAGAGACAATAAGCGTTGTCACAGACACGAGATACGTCTTCCAACCGATCATAAGACTATCGAAAACAAAAGGTAAGGTTGAGGTAATAATCAAGATTGGTAGTCAATTTGTTCAAGTGACAACAACGAAGAAACAAGAAGTTGTGCCAGGACTTAGACTACATGCCACAGTCAATGATATCTTCCGCTTATCAGAGGTCGACGAAGCACCCACTTCGATCCAGACCGAAGATGATTCTGCATTCGGTTTAAGAACTGACAACGGCAAGATTGTGATGTATTTTACCAGCCCAAGAAAGGGCGATATTCTACAATCTATTCGCAGTGCTAAGAATAGACATGGAAAAGAGCTGAGAACCTTGAAATCGTTTGAGAGACTGGTTAGACCGCAAGACGTACCAGGAACACTTCTCAATATTGCTTTGACTAACATGGCGAGTCCTGACGCGGTTCTACGACTTGCAGCATACAATTTGTTATGTGCTCTTTGTCGAGCCTTTAAGTTTGCAGCCGATTCCAAATTCATGAGCACAAAGGGTATGAGTTACTGTTCCACAACTCTGGATCTTTGCTGACAAATTTTAGAATTATGTGTTCCTTTGAATCCATCTCAAttcattattgatattagtgCACAATTAGCACGCTCCGAGCCTCAGCTTACTGGGGACTTTCTGAACGAATTTTTCGTCGGATGGGAAAGTTTTCCGTACTCGCAAAGGCCATTGAGCTTGGCGTATATGGCGCCCTGGCTACCAAGTCTGAGGACCCACCTCATACCTAATGAACCGGATAGTGATAAAGGAAGAGACAAAGTCGCAGTGATCTTCAGGAAGCTTATTGAAGTCGCAATATCTGATGTTGTTCTTAGCACTACATTGGAACAAAGTATCTGGCCCGTAATCTGTCAGGATGAagtttatattgatatattcttGGAGGAGATTCTTAAACCAGCTCTTAATTTCGGCATCGATGATGAGCGGACTGAGATTCTTGGTTCAATTCTTGCCTCACTTGGCACAGTTACAATTCGGGGCAAACTAATATCAAGGCTTCGCAAGGCTCTCAATCGTACTTCGCTCCGACCGACCAGGCATCTTCACGAAAATACTGTTTGGGGCGAAATTTGTGTTCTGTTAAGACTCACCTTGTCTGTTTCTTTCGACAGCGGTGTCCAGTCCCAACTATATCTCCCGGAAGTCTTCCATCTTGTCACTATGCTGGCTAACACGGGCTCGTCCGATTTGAGATTAATTGTCCATCGCTTGCTTGTCAATACTATCCATGCTATGTGTACTACATTTGTGTTGGAGGAGAGCAAACTTGCtaaattgaagcttttgctaTCTTCAATCTCGGAGCCACGGCAAGAATCTCTGTTTAGTATAGCATCAAGAGACGGAGCTTCTCTTCCTTCGTCACAAGACTCGGGACCTTCAGCATTATTAGCCACAGAATCTCTCGCGAGTCTACTTTCCGACATTAGTATTGTGGCGGCCCCGACTGTTGATCTGTCAAACACATGGCGTGCCAGGTGGATGAGCTTGGTTGCAAGCACTGCTTTCCAAAGCAATCCAGCCATTCAACCCCGGGCATTTACTGTTATGGGCTGCCTAGCTCGAGAAGACGTTGAT is part of the Botrytis cinerea B05.10 chromosome 13, complete sequence genome and harbors:
- the Bcrat1 gene encoding Bcrat1: MGVPALFRWLTKQYPKIVSPVIEEQPREIDGQIIPIDIRGPNPNGEECDNLYLDMNGIVHPCSHPEDRPPPKDEEEMMLEIFKYTDRVVNMVRPRKLLMIAIDGVAPRAKMNQQRSRRFRSAQEAKEKAEDKAELLKMLKSQGSHIEETEVKKAWDSNEITPGTPFMDILALSLRYWIAYKLNTDPAWAKMKVIISDSTVPGEGEHKIMEFVRSQRSSPDHNPNTRHVMYGLDADLIMLGLATHEPHFRILREDVFFNDGKPRTCKLCGQHGHEARECKGMYKIKDGEFDEKASAPTLKPFIWLHVSVLREYLAAEMYVPSQPFRFDLERALDDWVFMCFFVGNDFLPHLPSLEIREDGINTLIAIWRDNIPYMGGYLTKDGHVDLERAQFILDGLAKQEDAIFRKRRKNEENFQKKRKLNNERNARGRGNNGGPQDSPYNGRQPPGGAAPTGLPLFTPGVANKEAKAMTHDMVMNRGAAYKASIANKSAAAALKEMMNGKSADDNGKPKADDTSAESPATALGKRKAELIEDDDSSTPGRNTPTSGTPGTPTTPGDDLPPDTVRLWEDGYADRYYEQKFNRDPKDIEFRHEVGRAYVEGLAWVLLYYFQGCPSWDWYYPYHYAPFAADFANLKDMKIDFQKGRIFRPFEQLMGVLPAASRQAIPEQFHHLMTNEDSEIIDFYPEDFVVDLNGKKFAWQGVALLPFIDSERLLDAMAKVYPTLPEDVSARNGLGRDVLLVSEAHHDLYDEITSKFYSKKQDAPHMKLNPKVSEGLTGRIEKNEDYLPYSSLAFPLDSDAMPSLDEDRSIRVHYEMPKSNHIHKSMLLVGVDFGKPALNQSDIEMTKSRASRSGRNHGGVPLQGDGRGRNQFNYGSGNNNRGNGNRYNGPGTTAPRYNNQSYGSQNNYNNYNQPPPPPGWQPPPPGAGGFARGPPPPPPGSYGAYPPPPPPPGYGGYNNYNNYGGRR